The following DNA comes from Flavobacterium sp. N3904.
AATTTCCAGTTCATTGAAGGGTTTCATCAAGAAGCTGAAAGGCTTGGTCAATTTGGCTCTCTCAAAAATTTGTCGGTCTTGTGAACTGGTTAAAAACACAAATGGTTTAGATGCATTTGGTACAATGTTGATGGTCTCGGCAAAGGTGATGCCGTCTGGTTTTCCGTCAAGAAAGACATCGATTACAATGATGTCGACGGGGTTTTGGTAGAATAAGGTTAGGGCATCTGTATAATTTCTGGCCACTCCTACAATATTGTATTTGTTAGCCAGTAAGACTTTGCTCAGCGCATCACTTTGCTCTGGAGTGTCTTCTATAATAAGTACATTGATGTTATCCATTTTGTTCTGTTTTTGGGAACGAAAGTATCATTTTGGTTCCATTGTTGAGTTCGCTTTCTATGGTTAGTGTTCCTCCATTTTTTTTAATCATTTGTTTGCACAATTGCATCCCGAGGCCAGTTCCTATTATCTCCGAGTTGCTTTTCTTGGCCAATAGTTCATTGTCTTCGAGCAACTCGTTTATGGTGTTTTGGTTCATACCCAAACCACTGTCTTGTATCACGAGTTGGCAAAAATTGGTGTTGGTGTCGACTGTATAAAAACTGATTTTGCTGTTCTCTGGGGAGAATTTGATAGCATTGTCGAGCAGGTTGCGTAAAACAATTTTTAGCGAATCGAGATCTACGAAGATAAAACTATTTTTGGAAACGGCATTCTCAAAAGCAATGCTTTTGTCAAGCAGTAACGGTTTGTAGTTGTATTCTATTTGTTGCACAATGGAATACAAATGCACCGAATCTTTGCTGAAATACAATTGTTTGGTTTGCAACAACGCCCAATGGAGCAAGTTGTCGAGCAAACTGTAGGCGCCGTTTGCAATCGCGCTGTTTTGATGCAGGAGCTGGTCGAGCTCGCTATAGTTTTTGGTTTCTAGCGAAGTGGTTAGTTTGGTATTGCTGGTTTTGAGGGCATTAACAGAGGAACGCAAATCATGACTCACGATAGAGAACAATTGATCCTTGGTGGCATTGAGCTCGTCTAGTTTTTCTTTTTGAGTAAGGATAATTTTCGCATTTTTTACTTTTTGGGCATAGACATAAACGCCTCCTACTAGTAGCAACAATAAACCCAATGTAGAAAAAAACATAGTATTTCGCTGGGTGTCTTTTAGTTTGTTCTCGACTTTAAGTACTGAGATTTGTTTTTGTTTTTGTGCTACCGCATATTTCTTTTCGTAGTCTGCCAGTGCCCAGACTTTGTTTTGGTTGTTGAGAGAGTCATTCCATTGCTCTGATTCTTTCCTATAGGCTAAGGCTTGTTTGAACTTGCCCCTGTTTTCTTCGACAACTGCCATGTTTTTTGCAGATCTCCTTTTTGTATCAAAATCTTTTATTTGTTTGGATAAAAAATAGGCTTTTTCGAAATAAGGAATGGCTAGTTGGTCTTTGTATTGCAAATAGTATAAATTTGCAATATCCATATATAATCCAATCAAAGATACTGAGTCTTTTTCATTCTTCTGGAATGTAAGACTTTTAAAAAAGTATTTTTCAGCTTCTTTAAATTGATTAATATGCAAATAACAGATACCTAAATTTTCATAAATTATGCTTATTTTATAACCTTGATTGTTTGTAATTGGAAGTTTTTCAACAGCTTCGAAATAATGAATAGCTTTTTTAAATTCTTTTAATTCTAAAGTAGTTTCTCCTAGGTCTTTACTTATTAAAGGGTAGTACTTAAAATTTTTTGAGACAGAATTTAATTCAAAAATTGCTTCTTTGAATAGTTTTTTTTCTCTAAAACAACTCCCTCTAAAATAATGACAATAATCAGCTAATTCTTTATTGCTACTTGAGTGTATTTGTTTCATAGAATATACTAAAGTAGAATCGCAATTTCTTTTAATGAAAAAGGATTGAGCCTTGTTAAAGTTGAATTCCTTTCTAAATTCATTAGCTTTTTTCTCAAGTGTTTTTATGAAAATGTCATTTTTTGAAAGTTCTTGAGAAAATAAAATAGAAGGAATAATTGTATATAATATAACTAGAATTAGTTTTGTTTTTGTCATTTCAAAAGATGCTAACTAAAAAAATAATACATCGTTTAATTTTCTTTAAACGATGTATACTCAAAGTAACTTGTTAAATAAGTGTTTGTTATTAATG
Coding sequences within:
- a CDS encoding ATP-binding protein gives rise to the protein MKQIHSSSNKELADYCHYFRGSCFREKKLFKEAIFELNSVSKNFKYYPLISKDLGETTLELKEFKKAIHYFEAVEKLPITNNQGYKISIIYENLGICYLHINQFKEAEKYFFKSLTFQKNEKDSVSLIGLYMDIANLYYLQYKDQLAIPYFEKAYFLSKQIKDFDTKRRSAKNMAVVEENRGKFKQALAYRKESEQWNDSLNNQNKVWALADYEKKYAVAQKQKQISVLKVENKLKDTQRNTMFFSTLGLLLLLVGGVYVYAQKVKNAKIILTQKEKLDELNATKDQLFSIVSHDLRSSVNALKTSNTKLTTSLETKNYSELDQLLHQNSAIANGAYSLLDNLLHWALLQTKQLYFSKDSVHLYSIVQQIEYNYKPLLLDKSIAFENAVSKNSFIFVDLDSLKIVLRNLLDNAIKFSPENSKISFYTVDTNTNFCQLVIQDSGLGMNQNTINELLEDNELLAKKSNSEIIGTGLGMQLCKQMIKKNGGTLTIESELNNGTKMILSFPKTEQNG